The following proteins are encoded in a genomic region of Flammeovirga agarivorans:
- a CDS encoding serine/threonine protein kinase — translation MLNQTIFNYKLTKEIGEGGMATVYLGIHENLETPAAIKVLHKNFTKNEKVRQRFINEAKALYSLSHPYIVRLLNYDDNGEHLIMILEYVDGVDLKEYIQKHPEIKSVDNAIPFFAKVLEAFAYAHKKGLVHRDIKPSNIMVNKDGNPVILDFGIAKLQDNMEASLTGTNALMGSRPYMSPEQIKSAKHLDHRSDIYSLGVTLYQLLTGENAYDTTTLSEWDVMNKIVTEPLPRASSKNSDVTSGIEKVIDKATAKDVTQRYQNCVEFIEALVNYKMLEQAEIDYEATVYEEALPSKSVEDTIIEENLSSNSTTSNIVQSDEKSENNVINEDKESKNKLPLVAAGVVGFCILFGVLFYSFTTDSSDHLEGENITLSEAPAVEEENTSEEVITQGDNITKSEIDESSEDESWSLAQKENSITSYKSYLSSYPNGEYTIQAEKKIKTLREESLWVSSKKKNTVSAYENYLSYYPQGKFKTSARSRINKLKADAKDAEEVKYWNFVKEQNTITAYSTYLSYYPQGKYKVVAQKKIEELKTNQASFEENDLWASTKRQNTISAYEYYLRSYPYGVYKTDAELFISTLKIENEEINKEEEDFWAKAIRTNTESSYSNYLLKYPNGKHVNEAKEFLKKFKKVTSIRGHITDEYGNALPGISVIVQGTNRGVVSDYNGNYSLSVKTGETIYFSFIGYEKKYYTIGTAQNITTVLKAAERKGLFKRRK, via the coding sequence ATGCTTAACCAAACTATTTTTAACTACAAACTCACCAAAGAGATTGGTGAAGGGGGTATGGCAACCGTTTACCTAGGTATCCATGAAAATTTGGAAACACCTGCTGCCATAAAAGTTTTACATAAGAACTTTACCAAAAATGAAAAAGTACGCCAGCGTTTTATTAATGAAGCGAAGGCATTGTATTCTTTATCTCATCCATATATTGTAAGACTCTTAAATTATGATGATAATGGGGAACATTTAATCATGATTTTGGAATATGTAGACGGTGTAGACCTTAAAGAATATATTCAGAAACATCCTGAAATTAAATCAGTAGATAATGCGATTCCTTTCTTTGCAAAGGTTTTAGAAGCTTTTGCTTATGCACATAAAAAAGGATTGGTACATAGAGATATCAAACCTTCTAATATAATGGTGAATAAGGATGGGAATCCAGTTATCTTGGATTTTGGTATCGCCAAATTACAAGATAATATGGAAGCGTCTTTAACAGGTACAAATGCCTTAATGGGGAGTAGACCATATATGTCTCCAGAGCAGATTAAGAGCGCTAAACATTTAGATCATCGTAGTGATATTTACAGTTTAGGAGTGACATTATATCAATTGCTCACTGGTGAAAATGCTTACGATACAACAACGCTCTCTGAATGGGATGTAATGAATAAGATCGTTACTGAACCACTACCTAGAGCAAGTAGCAAGAATTCAGATGTGACTAGTGGTATTGAAAAAGTAATCGATAAAGCTACAGCGAAAGATGTTACTCAACGTTATCAAAACTGTGTAGAGTTTATTGAAGCGCTTGTCAACTATAAAATGTTAGAGCAAGCAGAAATAGACTATGAAGCGACAGTTTATGAAGAAGCTCTCCCTTCAAAGTCTGTAGAAGACACAATAATTGAAGAGAATTTATCTTCCAATAGCACAACTAGTAACATTGTACAGAGTGATGAAAAAAGCGAAAACAATGTTATTAATGAGGATAAAGAGAGTAAAAATAAACTTCCATTAGTTGCTGCAGGAGTTGTAGGTTTCTGTATTTTATTTGGAGTATTATTTTATTCATTTACCACTGACTCTTCTGATCATTTGGAAGGTGAGAATATAACCCTTTCAGAAGCACCAGCTGTCGAAGAGGAAAATACGAGTGAGGAAGTAATTACTCAAGGTGATAATATCACCAAAAGTGAGATAGATGAAAGTTCAGAGGATGAATCTTGGAGTTTAGCACAAAAGGAAAATAGTATTACTTCTTACAAAAGTTATTTATCATCCTATCCTAATGGAGAATATACAATACAAGCAGAGAAGAAAATAAAGACCTTGCGAGAAGAATCGTTATGGGTTTCTTCAAAAAAGAAAAATACAGTATCAGCTTACGAAAATTATTTGAGTTATTACCCTCAAGGGAAATTTAAAACAAGTGCGAGAAGTAGAATAAATAAGTTAAAAGCAGATGCTAAAGATGCTGAAGAAGTAAAATATTGGAACTTTGTAAAAGAGCAAAATACAATAACTGCTTACAGCACTTATTTAAGCTATTATCCTCAAGGAAAATATAAAGTGGTTGCACAAAAGAAAATTGAGGAACTAAAGACAAATCAGGCCTCATTTGAAGAAAATGATTTATGGGCATCCACAAAGAGACAAAATACAATATCAGCATATGAGTATTATCTTAGATCATATCCTTATGGTGTTTATAAAACAGATGCTGAGCTTTTTATTTCGACTTTAAAAATTGAAAATGAAGAGATAAATAAAGAAGAGGAAGATTTTTGGGCAAAAGCGATAAGAACAAATACAGAATCTTCTTACAGTAATTATTTGCTAAAATACCCCAATGGAAAACATGTAAATGAGGCAAAAGAATTTCTGAAAAAATTCAAAAAAGTCACTTCAATTAGAGGCCATATTACAGACGAATATGGAAATGCATTACCAGGAATTTCTGTGATAGTACAAGGCACTAATAGAGGTGTTGTTTCGGATTATAATGGTAATTATTCTTTGTCTGTAAAAACAGGTGAAACTATTTATTTTTCGTTTATAGGTTATGAAAAAAAGTATTACACCATTGGTACAGCACAAAATATAACAACTGTATTGAAAGCAGCAGAAAGAAAAGGGTTGTTTAAACGTCGAAAATAG
- a CDS encoding BspA family leucine-rich repeat surface protein has protein sequence MLNNTILNYKLTKEIGEGGMATVYLGIHEKLETPAAIKVLHKNFTKNEKVRQRFINEAKALYSLSHPYIVRLLNYEDDGEHLIMILEYIDGVDLKEYIQQHPEIKSVDNAIPFFAKVLEVFAYAHNKGLVHRDIKPSNIMVNKEGNPVVLDFGIAKLQDNMEASLTGTNALMGSRPYMSPEQIKSAKHLDQRSDIYSLGVTLYQLLTGENAYDTTTLSEYDVIMKIVNDPLPRASEKNTEVSVGIEKVIDKATAKKAEDRFQNCDEFATSLINYKSLDVENIIDEATFVEEHNAQTNDLESTVVEENVSQETKTRKVTEEVSSSDVHNINNKNNSKLPFITAGIVGILLITGILYYSFSDVDKTVKEQEPDLVEVLKSEKIEESQNVEIVEGIDDATQTGSSLNNATIDNNPSKTEEEPYTPPTDIDNNQNTNNEEVNFSSNNSSDETYKVGDKVEIDGNAYLVVDYLSLKKYVEDGKNLTYIITTYVTDMSYLFYGATSINGDISNWDVSNVTNMAGMFEGATDFNDDLSNWDVSNVESMYEMFNGAKSFNSDISHWDVGNVTNMSRMFAGAESFNSDISSWDVGNVTEMEYMFFQKYIKGMMVTSSGKSNTSYSFNGDVSKWDVSNVTNMGGMFHGAHYFNSDLSNWDVSNVTNMNSMFEGAKSFNSDISHWDVSNVKDMSDMFEGADSFNKGFIKTWSQQPIKTKADITGTIKRVEKYAMKVIVTGFNDRIIKNAKIEFRNRLGITKYTRYTNDKGEIIFYEPEFSVSDFDGFSYKLTYEGKKFKDYIYISSDDRVLNVNKY, from the coding sequence ATGCTTAATAACACAATTTTAAACTACAAACTCACCAAAGAGATTGGTGAAGGAGGTATGGCAACTGTTTACCTGGGTATCCATGAAAAATTGGAAACACCTGCTGCCATAAAAGTTTTACATAAGAACTTTACCAAAAATGAAAAAGTCCGTCAGCGTTTTATCAATGAAGCGAAGGCATTGTATTCTTTATCTCATCCATACATCGTAAGGCTCTTGAATTATGAAGATGATGGAGAACATCTAATCATGATTTTAGAGTATATAGACGGGGTAGATCTTAAAGAATATATTCAGCAGCACCCTGAAATCAAATCTGTAGATAATGCTATCCCATTTTTTGCAAAGGTCTTGGAGGTATTTGCCTATGCACATAATAAAGGATTGGTACATCGAGATATCAAACCTTCAAATATTATGGTGAATAAGGAAGGGAATCCTGTGGTCTTAGATTTTGGTATCGCCAAGTTACAAGACAATATGGAGGCTTCTTTAACTGGAACAAATGCTTTGATGGGAAGTAGACCATATATGTCTCCAGAACAGATAAAGAGCGCAAAACACCTAGATCAGCGAAGTGATATTTACAGCTTAGGTGTAACATTATATCAATTGTTGACGGGTGAAAATGCCTATGACACAACAACACTTTCTGAATACGATGTGATCATGAAAATAGTAAATGATCCATTACCAAGAGCTAGTGAAAAGAACACTGAGGTTAGTGTTGGCATTGAAAAAGTAATTGATAAGGCGACAGCAAAAAAAGCAGAAGACCGTTTCCAAAACTGCGATGAGTTTGCTACTTCACTTATTAATTATAAAAGCCTAGACGTTGAAAATATTATTGACGAAGCAACCTTTGTAGAGGAGCATAACGCTCAAACAAATGACTTAGAGTCAACTGTAGTAGAAGAAAATGTTTCCCAAGAAACTAAAACAAGAAAAGTTACAGAAGAGGTTTCCTCTTCAGATGTTCATAATATCAATAATAAAAACAATAGTAAACTTCCATTTATTACCGCTGGTATTGTGGGGATACTTCTAATTACAGGGATTCTTTATTATTCTTTTTCTGATGTAGATAAAACTGTTAAAGAACAAGAACCTGACCTTGTTGAAGTTTTGAAATCTGAAAAGATAGAAGAAAGTCAGAATGTGGAAATAGTAGAAGGTATTGATGACGCTACACAAACAGGCTCATCATTGAATAATGCTACTATTGATAATAATCCTTCTAAAACTGAAGAAGAACCCTATACTCCGCCAACAGATATAGATAATAATCAGAATACTAATAATGAAGAGGTAAACTTTTCCTCAAATAACTCTAGTGATGAAACCTATAAAGTAGGTGATAAGGTAGAAATTGATGGAAATGCATATTTAGTTGTAGATTATTTATCATTAAAAAAATATGTCGAAGACGGTAAGAATCTAACTTATATAATTACTACATACGTTACAGATATGAGCTACTTGTTTTATGGAGCCACTAGTATTAATGGAGATATTTCAAACTGGGATGTGAGTAATGTAACAAATATGGCAGGTATGTTTGAAGGTGCAACAGACTTTAACGATGACCTTTCAAATTGGGATGTAAGCAATGTTGAAAGTATGTATGAGATGTTTAATGGTGCCAAATCATTTAATTCCGATATATCACATTGGGATGTAGGTAATGTTACTAATATGAGTAGGATGTTTGCAGGTGCAGAATCATTTAATTCCGATATATCAAGTTGGGATGTAGGTAATGTTACCGAAATGGAATATATGTTTTTCCAAAAATATATCAAGGGAATGATGGTGACGTCATCTGGAAAAAGTAATACATCTTACTCATTCAATGGAGATGTATCTAAGTGGGATGTTTCTAATGTAACTAATATGGGAGGTATGTTTCATGGGGCACATTATTTTAATAGTGATCTTTCAAATTGGGATGTAAGTAATGTCACTAATATGAATTCTATGTTTGAAGGAGCAAAGTCGTTTAATTCCGATATATCACATTGGGATGTAAGTAATGTAAAAGATATGAGTGACATGTTTGAAGGAGCAGATTCTTTTAATAAAGGTTTTATTAAGACTTGGAGTCAACAACCAATTAAAACCAAAGCTGACATAACAGGTACGATCAAAAGAGTAGAAAAATATGCAATGAAGGTTATAGTTACTGGTTTTAACGATAGGATAATTAAGAATGCTAAAATAGAGTTTAGAAATAGGTTAGGAATAACGAAATATACAAGGTATACAAATGACAAAGGAGAGATAATATTTTATGAACCGGAATTTTCTGTTAGTGATTTTGATGGTTTTTCTTATAAACTAACCTATGAAGGGAAAAAGTTTAAGGATTATATTTATATATCATCAGATGATAGAGTACTTAATGTGAATAAGTATTAA
- a CDS encoding serine/threonine protein kinase produces MIDNIIFNYRLTEKIGTGGMATVYLGIHEKLGTPAAVKVLHKNFVENEKVKQRFINEAKALYSLSHPYIVRLLNYEDDGEHLIMILEYIDGVDLKEYIQQHPEIKSVDNAIPFFSKVLEAFAYAHKKGLVHRDIKPSNIMVNKEGNPVVLDFGIAKLQDNMEASLTGTNALMGSRPYMSPEQIKSAKHLDHRSDIYSLGVTLYQLLTGENAYDTTTLSEWDVMNKIVTEPLPRASEKNIDVTEGIEKVIDKATAKKAEDRFQNCDEFALALVNHKSFESENIVDESTLVEEENSKPYDVDSTLVEEDISQKTQKFEENSSTGVPKTKENRDNKLPFIAAGITGILLLSGIVYYSFMRSDTSIKEESSLVSEVEVEKVEESDDNEWLKAENLNTSSSYSTFIEKFPESEHKKNALENLAKIHFDSLLGLKNKHEQVANFFKTELSKHLSDSIRSNYEKLKKKEFPPIDITIKSGKTFLYKNVPEVIKVSHTGNNNYNVNASSNSKVAKREGRKNEYSIIAKDNNKVNIKINGSGKSANKYFKVINTPQPTIEYKFEDLQILVKPISNKNFKINYPNEANYRVVDWSIDIIGENDEIIYTHKIKGGKQQVDLRRWKDKAIEYQVNINTVVRKNSLGTTEKVTIKGDNKITLYN; encoded by the coding sequence GCAAAGGCATTGTATTCTTTATCTCATCCATATATCGTAAGACTTTTAAATTATGAAGATGATGGAGAGCATCTAATCATGATTTTAGAGTATATAGATGGGGTAGATCTTAAAGAATATATTCAGCAACATCCTGAAATCAAATCTGTAGATAATGCTATTCCGTTCTTCTCAAAGGTTTTGGAAGCGTTTGCTTATGCACATAAAAAAGGATTGGTACATCGAGATATCAAACCTTCAAACATTATGGTGAATAAGGAAGGGAATCCTGTAGTCCTAGATTTTGGTATCGCCAAGTTGCAAGATAATATGGAGGCTTCTTTAACTGGGACAAATGCTTTGATGGGAAGTAGACCGTATATGTCTCCGGAACAGATTAAGAGTGCAAAACATTTGGATCATCGTAGTGATATTTACAGTTTAGGGGTAACATTATATCAATTATTGACAGGGGAAAACGCTTACGATACGACAACATTATCTGAATGGGATGTGATGAATAAAATCGTAACAGAGCCTTTACCTAGAGCAAGTGAAAAGAATATCGATGTAACTGAAGGTATTGAAAAAGTAATTGATAAAGCAACAGCAAAAAAAGCAGAAGACCGTTTTCAAAATTGTGATGAGTTTGCTTTAGCACTAGTTAATCATAAAAGCTTTGAGTCTGAAAATATTGTTGATGAATCAACCTTAGTGGAAGAAGAAAACTCTAAACCCTATGATGTGGATTCAACTCTAGTAGAAGAAGACATATCTCAGAAGACACAAAAGTTTGAAGAGAATTCTTCAACCGGAGTTCCAAAAACTAAAGAAAACAGAGATAATAAATTACCATTCATTGCAGCAGGTATTACAGGTATTCTTCTATTGTCAGGAATCGTTTATTATTCGTTTATGAGAAGTGATACTTCGATAAAAGAAGAATCGAGTTTAGTATCGGAAGTAGAAGTGGAAAAAGTAGAAGAGAGCGATGATAATGAATGGTTAAAGGCAGAAAACCTTAATACGTCTTCTAGTTATTCAACATTTATTGAAAAGTTTCCAGAAAGTGAGCATAAAAAAAACGCTCTGGAAAATCTTGCAAAAATTCATTTCGATAGCCTTTTAGGCCTTAAGAATAAACATGAACAGGTTGCTAATTTCTTTAAAACGGAATTATCGAAACATTTGAGTGACTCTATAAGGTCAAACTATGAAAAACTAAAAAAGAAGGAATTTCCTCCAATCGATATTACAATTAAAAGTGGCAAGACATTCTTGTATAAAAATGTACCTGAAGTAATTAAAGTAAGCCATACCGGTAACAATAACTACAATGTTAATGCGAGTAGTAATTCAAAAGTAGCAAAAAGAGAAGGGAGGAAAAACGAATATTCTATAATTGCAAAAGATAATAATAAGGTAAATATTAAAATTAATGGATCTGGAAAATCAGCAAACAAATATTTTAAAGTTATCAACACACCTCAACCGACAATTGAATATAAGTTCGAGGATTTGCAAATTTTAGTAAAACCAATTTCCAACAAAAACTTTAAAATTAACTATCCTAATGAAGCAAATTACCGTGTAGTAGATTGGTCCATTGATATTATTGGTGAAAATGATGAGATTATTTATACACACAAAATAAAAGGTGGTAAGCAACAGGTTGATCTTAGAAGGTGGAAAGATAAAGCTATTGAATACCAGGTTAATATTAATACTGTAGTTAGGAAAAACTCATTAGGGACAACAGAAAAAGTGACTATAAAAGGAGATAATAAAATTACCCTATACAACTAA